From a single Anaerolineales bacterium genomic region:
- a CDS encoding UDP-N-acetylglucosamine--N-acetylmuramyl-(pentapeptide) pyrophosphoryl-undecaprenol N-acetylglucosamine transferase, producing the protein MRLLICAGGTGGGVYPALAVLDALKNGHPNAETLWVGGEGGMEEELVTRAGIPYRSVPAAGVHGVGLRALPGNLAKLARGVVESRRILREFQPDVLFFTGGYVAAPMALAGHNLPTVLFVPDIEPGLALKFLAYFSDVITVTAPDSKKYFSHPERIIVSGYPLRADLSVWSRDEALQHFGLDSAKPVLLVTGGSKGARSINTAVLGSLNELLDVAQVIHITGFLDWETVEKAALQLRPHLKDRYHIMPYLHEMGAALACADLVLSRAGASTLGEYPLFELPAVLVPYPYAWRYQKVNADYLAGQNAAVILQDELLNTELLPVVKDILTNRNKREAMREAMKRLSIPHASDVIASRLLKLAGEKIL; encoded by the coding sequence GTGCGGTTGCTAATTTGCGCTGGGGGAACGGGCGGCGGGGTGTATCCCGCGCTCGCCGTTCTCGACGCGCTGAAGAACGGGCATCCAAACGCTGAAACCCTGTGGGTTGGCGGTGAAGGCGGCATGGAGGAGGAACTCGTGACTCGCGCGGGCATCCCGTATCGTTCCGTGCCTGCGGCGGGCGTGCATGGCGTTGGTCTGCGCGCACTGCCGGGCAACCTCGCCAAACTCGCGCGCGGTGTTGTTGAGTCGCGCCGCATCCTGCGCGAGTTCCAGCCGGATGTGTTGTTCTTTACGGGCGGATATGTCGCCGCGCCGATGGCGCTCGCAGGGCATAATCTTCCCACCGTGCTGTTCGTGCCGGATATCGAACCTGGTCTCGCGCTCAAATTCCTTGCCTATTTTTCGGATGTCATCACCGTGACCGCGCCCGACTCGAAGAAATATTTTTCACACCCCGAGCGGATCATCGTCTCAGGCTACCCGCTTCGCGCCGACCTTTCTGTCTGGTCCCGCGACGAGGCTCTTCAGCACTTTGGGCTGGATTCCGCCAAACCCGTCCTGCTCGTCACCGGCGGGAGCAAGGGCGCGCGTTCCATCAATACAGCAGTGCTGGGCAGTCTCAATGAGTTGCTCGACGTGGCACAGGTCATCCATATCACAGGCTTTTTGGACTGGGAGACCGTCGAAAAAGCCGCCCTGCAATTGCGTCCGCATTTGAAGGACCGTTATCACATCATGCCGTATCTGCATGAAATGGGCGCCGCACTTGCCTGCGCAGACCTGGTACTCTCGCGTGCGGGCGCATCCACACTGGGAGAATATCCCCTCTTTGAACTTCCCGCCGTGCTTGTGCCATATCCTTATGCGTGGCGCTACCAAAAGGTCAACGCGGATTACCTTGCCGGGCAGAATGCCGCTGTCATCCTTCAAGATGAATTGTTGAACACCGAACTTTTACCCGTAGTAAAGGATATCCTGACGAACCGCAACAAGCGTGAAGCGATGCGTGAAGCGATGAAGCGATTGTCTATTCCGCATGCCTCGGATGTGATCGCCAGCCGGTTGCTTAAGCTGGCAGGAGAGAAAATCTTATGA
- a CDS encoding FtsW/RodA/SpoVE family cell cycle protein, with protein sequence MGAGTFIKERLTPTSARFVRGFDLPLLVVVVALVVFGMAMLYSASWDFSHAAYGDRMHMFNRQLMWLGIGVAIATILAFFDYHHWRKFVVPAMALTVGMLLVVLLMSEIRFNAKRAVFDGSVQPSELAKLVSILYLSVWLYAKREFLQDISLGLVPLGVILGVVGGLIYQQPDLSAAGTVLILGGLLFFLAGGDLKQIGALLVIAIFAAWLVVSVSATGQERVNDFIAGIKDPLQASYHVRRSFEAIVNGGWFGVGIGRSLSKVTGLPVPPTDSIFAVVVEELGWFGGVILIGLYGFLVWRGLVIARRAPDMLGTMLAAGLVIWIGMEALINMAVMVGLLPFAGNALPFVSAGGSNLVTTLAALGILFNVSRQASEATVTDDEWRSYSAVANLRWGNGRRGVSRARRSRRAEERASKR encoded by the coding sequence ATGGGTGCAGGAACTTTCATAAAAGAACGGCTGACGCCGACTTCCGCCCGTTTTGTGCGCGGATTTGACCTGCCATTGCTGGTGGTCGTGGTGGCGTTGGTCGTGTTCGGGATGGCAATGCTGTATTCGGCTTCATGGGATTTCTCTCACGCCGCGTATGGCGACAGGATGCATATGTTCAACCGCCAGTTGATGTGGCTTGGAATTGGCGTGGCGATCGCGACCATCCTTGCGTTCTTTGATTATCATCATTGGCGCAAATTCGTTGTGCCTGCCATGGCGTTGACGGTCGGCATGCTGCTCGTTGTCTTGTTGATGAGCGAGATCCGCTTCAATGCCAAGCGCGCCGTATTCGATGGTTCGGTTCAGCCTTCGGAGTTGGCGAAACTGGTTTCGATTTTGTATCTTTCCGTCTGGTTGTATGCCAAACGCGAATTCTTGCAGGATATTTCGCTCGGCTTGGTTCCGCTTGGCGTGATCCTTGGAGTAGTCGGCGGTTTGATCTATCAGCAGCCGGATTTAAGCGCGGCGGGAACGGTCTTGATCCTGGGCGGTCTGCTCTTCTTTCTCGCCGGCGGTGACTTGAAACAGATCGGCGCGTTGCTGGTGATCGCCATCTTTGCCGCCTGGCTGGTGGTTTCGGTTAGTGCGACCGGGCAGGAGCGCGTCAACGATTTCATTGCAGGGATCAAAGATCCGCTTCAGGCGTCGTATCATGTGCGGCGTTCGTTCGAAGCGATCGTCAACGGCGGCTGGTTCGGTGTCGGTATCGGCAGGTCGCTTTCCAAAGTGACGGGCTTGCCCGTCCCGCCGACGGACAGTATCTTCGCGGTCGTGGTGGAGGAACTTGGCTGGTTTGGCGGCGTGATATTGATCGGTTTATACGGATTTCTCGTCTGGCGCGGATTGGTCATTGCGCGCCGCGCACCGGATATGCTTGGCACGATGCTTGCGGCGGGTCTGGTCATTTGGATCGGCATGGAAGCGCTGATCAACATGGCGGTCATGGTCGGTCTGTTGCCGTTTGCGGGCAACGCCCTGCCTTTCGTCAGCGCGGGCGGTTCCAACCTTGTCACCACGCTGGCGGCGCTGGGAATTTTGTTCAATGTTTCCCGTCAGGCAAGCGAAGCGACAGTGACGGATGATGAATGGAGGTCGTATAGTGCGGTTGCTAATTTGCGCTGGGGGAACGGGCGGCGGGGTGTATCCCGCGCTCGCCGTTCTCGACGCGCTGAAGAACGGGCATCCAAACGCTGA
- the murD gene encoding UDP-N-acetylmuramoyl-L-alanine--D-glutamate ligase, translating into MTNWNGTRVLILGAARQGLALARWLDHHGSSVTLSDSRHADELASARASLTDTKVTWALGGHPLELLDKTDVLCLSGGVPLTLPIVQEAVKRGIPLSNDSQIFMEVVPCKTIGITGSAGKTTTTTLVGEMAKLMYGKRAFVGGNIGDPLINYVDEIQADDVAIMELSSFQLEQMTISPNIAAILNITPNHLDRHGTMEAYTNAKARILEFQSADDTAILGRDDAGAWNLRNRVQGKLFEFSLRDLEEGLNGTYLHDGLLSLRDGFAYVPLMLREKVGLRGDHNIANVLAAFAIGHAAGFKLDAMLEAVEEFRGVPHRLELVRELNGVRWYNDSIATAPERSMAAVHAFDEPIVLMLGGRDKNLPWGELARLICDRVDHLVVFGEAGEMIQKIVTGIGGERSVDVRRAKGLKDAVTLAAEVVSAGDVVLLSPGGTSYDEFKDFAERGEAFRKWVQELS; encoded by the coding sequence ATGACGAATTGGAATGGAACCCGCGTCCTCATTTTGGGAGCGGCGAGACAAGGTCTCGCCCTCGCCCGCTGGCTTGACCATCACGGTTCAAGCGTGACCTTGAGCGACTCCCGTCATGCGGACGAACTTGCCTCCGCCCGAGCCTCTCTCACTGATACGAAAGTGACATGGGCATTGGGAGGGCATCCGCTTGAGCTATTGGACAAGACCGATGTGCTTTGTCTCTCCGGCGGCGTTCCGTTGACATTGCCGATCGTGCAGGAAGCCGTCAAGCGCGGCATTCCGCTTTCCAACGACTCGCAGATATTCATGGAAGTCGTCCCTTGCAAGACCATCGGCATCACCGGCTCGGCTGGCAAGACGACAACTACGACGCTGGTGGGGGAGATGGCGAAGTTGATGTATGGCAAACGCGCATTTGTCGGCGGCAATATCGGCGATCCGCTCATCAACTATGTGGACGAGATACAGGCGGATGACGTCGCCATCATGGAACTGTCATCTTTCCAACTGGAGCAAATGACAATCTCTCCGAACATCGCGGCAATTTTGAATATTACGCCCAATCATCTCGACCGCCACGGCACGATGGAAGCATACACCAACGCCAAAGCGCGGATTCTGGAATTCCAATCTGCGGATGACACTGCCATCCTCGGCAGGGATGATGCCGGCGCATGGAATTTACGCAACCGCGTACAAGGCAAACTGTTCGAGTTCAGTCTGCGTGATCTGGAAGAAGGTTTGAACGGCACATATTTGCACGATGGGTTGTTGAGCCTGCGTGATGGATTTGCGTACGTCCCGTTGATGTTGCGCGAGAAAGTGGGGTTGCGCGGTGACCATAATATCGCCAATGTGCTTGCCGCATTCGCCATCGGTCATGCGGCGGGCTTCAAACTGGATGCCATGCTCGAAGCCGTGGAGGAATTCCGCGGCGTGCCGCATCGGTTGGAATTGGTCCGCGAGTTGAACGGCGTGCGTTGGTACAACGATTCGATCGCGACCGCTCCCGAACGCAGTATGGCGGCTGTCCATGCATTTGACGAGCCGATTGTGCTGATGCTGGGCGGACGCGATAAGAACCTTCCCTGGGGTGAGCTTGCCAGATTGATCTGCGACCGCGTGGATCACCTCGTGGTGTTCGGTGAGGCGGGGGAGATGATCCAGAAAATAGTGACAGGCATCGGCGGAGAACGAAGTGTGGATGTCCGTCGCGCGAAGGGTCTTAAGGATGCTGTCACACTCGCCGCGGAAGTCGTATCCGCTGGAGATGTCGTCCTGTTATCGCCGGGCGGCACGAGTTACGATGAGTTCAAGGATTTTGCCGAGAGAGGAGAAGCGTTTCGAAAATGGGTGCAGGAACTTTCATAA
- the mraY gene encoding phospho-N-acetylmuramoyl-pentapeptide-transferase, whose translation MRDIALSLSLAGLAFIMTAIWGGPLLRILRHFKIGKIIRVEEPDAHRVKMGTPTMGGVMFILPVLLLSGLLNAVALIGVTASGIGRSVLLPMGVMFAFAILGAVDDWEGIHGRRKGDGMRARTKFAIQVILALVTAYLLKYVIDAPDLYLPGFFFEIPIGWWYVPIAAFIIVAESNAVNFTDGLDGLAGLIAATAIAAFGGIALMQEQLYLARFCFILVGALFGFLWFNVHPAELIMGDTGSMALGSVLAVIALMTGQWPMLLIIGIIPLAEMLSVVIQIAYFRWTGGKRFFKMAPIHLHFELLGWSETQVVQRFWLIGLMAALIGIGLSQV comes from the coding sequence GTGAGAGATATCGCGCTTTCCCTCAGCCTTGCGGGTCTTGCCTTCATCATGACTGCGATCTGGGGCGGACCGCTCTTGCGCATTCTCCGTCATTTCAAGATCGGCAAGATCATCCGCGTGGAGGAGCCGGACGCGCACCGCGTCAAGATGGGCACGCCCACCATGGGCGGCGTGATGTTCATCCTGCCGGTTCTTTTGCTCAGCGGATTGCTCAATGCAGTTGCCTTGATCGGTGTCACCGCCAGCGGTATTGGGCGTTCCGTCCTGCTGCCGATGGGCGTCATGTTCGCGTTTGCCATCCTCGGCGCAGTGGACGATTGGGAAGGCATTCATGGCAGGCGCAAAGGTGACGGGATGCGCGCGCGCACCAAATTCGCGATCCAGGTCATTCTCGCGCTGGTCACGGCGTACCTTTTGAAATACGTCATCGATGCGCCCGACCTGTATCTGCCCGGCTTCTTCTTCGAGATTCCCATCGGCTGGTGGTACGTGCCGATCGCTGCGTTCATCATCGTTGCCGAGTCCAATGCCGTCAACTTTACCGATGGACTGGATGGTCTTGCAGGTCTGATCGCCGCCACTGCCATTGCGGCGTTTGGCGGTATCGCCTTGATGCAGGAACAACTCTATCTCGCGCGTTTTTGCTTCATTTTGGTCGGCGCGCTCTTTGGCTTCTTATGGTTCAACGTCCATCCAGCCGAACTCATTATGGGAGATACCGGCTCGATGGCGCTCGGCTCCGTGCTGGCAGTCATTGCGCTCATGACCGGTCAATGGCCCATGCTGTTGATCATCGGCATCATCCCGCTGGCGGAGATGTTGAGCGTTGTCATCCAGATCGCCTACTTCCGCTGGACAGGCGGCAAACGTTTCTTCAAAATGGCGCCCATCCATTTGCATTTTGAATTGCTCGGTTGGAGCGAAACCCAGGTCGTACAGCGCTTCTGGCTCATCGGTTTGATGGCGGCATTGATCGGAATAGGATTGTCGCAGGTTTAA
- the murF gene encoding UDP-N-acetylmuramoyl-tripeptide--D-alanyl-D-alanine ligase yields the protein MLTLADVLEALTSVRPNASAIITEAAIDSRQVIPGSLFVAIPGEKTDGHDYIADAFKRGASFALIQKDVDASFPTLDLRAGLSADTTLDQNASLCLRVDNTVSALQQIARFWRRKLNLRVIGITGSVGKSTTKEMVAEVLGTRYRTLKNPGNLNNEIGLPLSILRLGKGYERAVLEMGFYVIGEIAFLCDIAQPQIGVISNVGTVHAERAGSQENIFLGKSELVQALPSDGVAILNFDDPWVRKMEERSRARVFFYGLSPEADLWADQIEGLGLDGIRFRLHYKGEILHTRVPMIGRHSVHTALRAASVGLNDGLTWQEIFEGLSHGHTQLRLMAVRTEIGALILDDTYNASPESMLAALNLLDELEGRKIAVLGDMLELGPYERQGHEMVGMRAAQVAKILLTLGPRARMIAEAARRAGMRSANILEFESSQPIVDWLNKNLTENDVVLMKGSHGLRMDRITAALEVRS from the coding sequence TATCACGGAAGCGGCGATCGACTCGCGCCAGGTGATTCCCGGTTCGCTCTTCGTAGCGATTCCCGGCGAAAAAACGGACGGACATGACTATATTGCCGATGCGTTTAAGAGGGGGGCATCTTTTGCTTTAATCCAAAAGGATGTGGACGCCTCCTTCCCGACCCTTGATCTGCGTGCCGGTCTATCAGCCGATACCACGCTGGATCAAAATGCATCTCTCTGTTTGCGTGTAGACAATACGGTCTCCGCCCTGCAACAGATCGCTCGCTTCTGGCGCCGCAAACTGAACTTGCGCGTGATTGGCATTACGGGCAGTGTCGGCAAATCCACCACCAAGGAAATGGTTGCCGAAGTGCTTGGGACTCGCTATCGCACCTTGAAGAATCCCGGCAATTTGAACAATGAGATTGGTTTGCCGTTGTCCATTTTGCGGCTTGGCAAAGGCTACGAACGCGCCGTGCTGGAAATGGGATTTTACGTGATCGGTGAGATCGCCTTCTTGTGTGATATTGCCCAGCCGCAGATCGGCGTCATCAGCAACGTCGGCACCGTCCATGCAGAGCGGGCAGGTTCGCAGGAGAATATCTTCCTCGGAAAATCCGAACTCGTGCAGGCTCTTCCGTCGGATGGAGTTGCCATTTTGAACTTTGACGATCCATGGGTCCGCAAAATGGAGGAGAGATCCCGGGCGCGGGTCTTCTTCTACGGGTTGTCCCCCGAAGCGGACTTGTGGGCTGACCAGATCGAAGGGCTTGGTCTGGATGGCATCCGCTTCCGCTTGCATTACAAAGGCGAAATTTTGCATACCCGCGTCCCGATGATCGGGCGGCATTCTGTCCATACCGCTTTGCGCGCCGCGTCCGTCGGCTTGAACGACGGCTTGACCTGGCAGGAGATCTTTGAAGGACTTTCTCATGGACATACCCAACTGCGGTTGATGGCTGTGCGGACCGAGATCGGCGCGTTGATCCTTGACGATACCTACAACGCCTCGCCTGAATCCATGCTGGCGGCATTGAACCTGCTCGACGAACTGGAAGGGCGCAAGATCGCCGTGCTGGGCGATATGCTTGAACTCGGTCCCTACGAACGGCAGGGACATGAAATGGTCGGGATGCGTGCCGCACAGGTGGCGAAAATTTTGCTCACGCTCGGTCCGCGTGCACGCATGATCGCGGAAGCGGCGCGGCGTGCCGGCATGAGGTCCGCCAATATCCTTGAATTTGAATCTTCCCAGCCGATCGTGGACTGGCTCAATAAGAATCTTACCGAAAATGACGTGGTGCTTATGAAAGGCTCGCACGGGTTGCGCATGGATCGCATCACTGCCGCTTTGGAGGTGCGCTCGTGA